The Musa acuminata AAA Group cultivar baxijiao chromosome BXJ1-3, Cavendish_Baxijiao_AAA, whole genome shotgun sequence genome window below encodes:
- the LOC135621968 gene encoding protein SHORT INTERNODES 1-like, with product MAGFFLGGGGGSQQQRGDQQAGGIPPTESFFLYGGRGSRGEDVAYTRGFELWQQHQIQRDHQLYSAAGFPNEMPSVASRPTRGSLEGGSGGMSCQDCGNQAKKDCAHMRCRTCCKSRGFQCTTHVKSTWIPAAKRRERQQHLAAAAASVQQDQRHRGGGRSAAEGSSGGSEPFKRPREITACTRIPNALATTTTYGGSLEPDSLPPEVSTQAMFRCVRVSHVDEPDDVYAYQTAVSIGGHVFKGILYDHGPEADYPSSSSSRYQLHHREGSSSPAPAAAAAAAITNISTGDATISTTAAATELLEPYPTPLSAYMACTQFFPHQHRQ from the exons ATGGCGGGATTTTTTCTCGGAGGGGGCGGTGGCAGCCAGCAACAGCGTGGGGATCAGCAAGCCGGAGGGATCCCTCCGACGGAGAGCTTCTTTCTTTACGGCGGTCGCGGGAGCCGGGGGGAGGACGTGGCTTACACCCGAGGCTTCGAGCTGTGGCAGCAGCACCAGATCCAGCGGGATCACCAGCTCTACTCCGCCGCGGGCTTCCCGAATGAGATGCCGTCCGTGGCGTCGCGGCCGACGCGAGGAAGCCTGGAAGGCGGCAGCGGGGGGATGAGCTGCCAGGACTGCGGCAATCAGGCCAAGAAGGACTGCGCCCACATGAGGTGCCGGACCTGCTGCAAGAGCCGCGGCTTCCAGTGCACCACCCACGTCAAGAGCACCTGGATCCCCGCCGCCAAGCGCCGCGAGCGCCAGCAGCacctcgccgccgccgctgcctcgGTGCAGCAAGACCAGCGCCACCGCGGGGGCGGCAGATCCGCGGCCGAGGGCAGCAGCGGAGGGAGCGAGCCTTTCAAGCGTCCCAGGGAGATCACGGCCTGCACCCGAATACCGAACGCCTTGGCGACCACCACCACGTATG GAGGAAGCCTCGAGCCGGACAGCTTGCCGCCGGAGGTGAGCACGCAAGCGATGTTCCGATGCGTGCGGGTGAGCCACGTGGACGAACCGGACGACGTGTACGCGTACCAGACCGCCGTCAGCATCGGCGGCCATGTCTTCAAGGGAATACTCTATGATCACGGCCCCGAGGCCGACTAcccgtcgtcgtcctcctctcgTTATCAGCTCCACCACCGCGAAGGCTCTTCTTCTCCAGCGCCAGcagctgctgccgctgctgctatAACCAATATCAGCACCGGAGACGCCACCATTTCGACCACCGCTGCAGCCACTGAATTGCTCGAGCCTTACCCGACTCCGCTGAGTGCCTACATGGCCTGCACCCAATTCTTCCCCCACCAACACAGACAATAG
- the LOC103977999 gene encoding histone deacetylase complex subunit SAP18 translates to MAGVVEAQNRQARPGPLPQPRGPPPTARSREPIDREKTCPLLLRVFTKVGGHHPAEDFAVRGKEPKDEVQIYTWKDATLRELTDLVKEVSQEARKRDAKLSFAFVYPDKNGRFVVRPVGMTYSHGNGRRLDDAKTLAELGFQIGDYLSVAIL, encoded by the exons ATGGCTGGAGTTGTCGAAGCACAGAATAGACAAGCTAGACCTGGACCACTTCCTCAACCCAGAGGTCCTCCCCCAACAGCTCGCTCACGTGAACCCATAGATCGTGAGAAG ACTTGCCCTCTTTTGCTTCGAGTATTCACTAAG GTTGGTGGGCACCATCCAGCTGAAGACTTTGCGGTGAGAGGAAAGGAACCAAAAGATGAGGTCCAGATTTATACATGGAAGGATGCTACACTTCGAGAACTTACTGACCTG gtcaaagAGGTTTCTCAGGAAGCAAGGAAAAGAGATGCTAAGCTCTCATTTGCTTTTGTGTACCCGGACAAGAATGGCCGTTTTGTGGTGAGGCCG GTGGGTATGACCTATTCACATGGAAACGGGAGACGACTGGATGATGCAAAGACGCTAGCTGAACTTGGCTTCCAG ATTGGAGACTATTTGAGTGTTGCCATCCTGTAG
- the LOC135583253 gene encoding uncharacterized protein LOC135583253, translating to MVDAYTIQISSNLINQLAGGENKVKKKTKKPKARVSEEPHQPQSNVNPAPGTQKSSPSGAWPPLQPPVFFAAPPPPPVVISELEAIRSVLEESERRVEKLEKQGDKMIQELTQRAKELRDKEFKLPYQNPTPCTAEREACVNCYKEHETDPLKCARVVNIFARCARQARLQGQFNSTKE from the coding sequence ATGGTGGATGCATATACAATTCAGATAAGTTCGAACTTAATCAATCAACTAGCCGGTGGTGAAAACAAAGTGAAGAAGAAAACCAAGAAACCCAAGGCAAGGGTCTCAGAGGAACCACATCAGCCTCAAAGCAATGTGAATCCAGCTCCTGGCACACAAAAGAGCAGCCCAAGTGGGGCATGGCCGCCGCTTCAGCCTCCTGTGTTCTTCGCAGCACCCCCTCCACCCCCAGTTGTGATCTCAGAGTTGGAAGCTATCCGTTCAGTCCTAGAGGAGAGTGAAAGAAGAGTGGAGAAACTGGAAAAGCAGGGAGATAAGATGATTCAGGAGCTGACTCAGAGAGCAAAGGAGCTGCGGGACAAGGAGTTCAAGCTGCCCTATCAAAATCCCACCCCCTGTACAGCTGAGAGAGAGGCTTGCGTAAACTGTTACAAGGAACATGAGACAGATCCTCTGAAATGTGCCCGAGTGGTGAATATCTTTGCCCGCTGTGCTCGTCAGGCAAGACTCCAAGGCCAATTTAACAGTACAAAAGAATAG
- the LOC135621980 gene encoding probable inactive purple acid phosphatase 29, which yields MDSFSLLFSSSLLLLILAAAAADVSVDSREERSALQRRGEGGAAATPGGLRFSGGRRGEFKILQVADMHYADGRSTGCLDVFPNQTATCSDLNTTAFVYRVIRAERPDLVVFTGDNIFGFDATDAAKSLDMAFAPAVTLELPWAAVLGNHDQESTLSREGVMRHIVRMRHTLSRLNPDGTDIDGFGNYNLEVYGSEGSSLANKSVLNLYFLDSGDYSMVPSIPGYGWIKPSQQLWFERTSSRLQKEYMSKPEAQKNAAPGLVYFHIPLPEYSSFDASNFTGVRQEGISSASINSGFFATMVEAGDVKAVFTGHDHLNDFCGKLTGIQLCYAGGFGYHAYGKAGWSRRARVVSAYLEKTVDGEWQGVKSIKTWKRLDDQNLSTIDSQVLWSKGNNGRRRKRSTKN from the exons ATGGATTCCTTCTCGctgctcttctcctcctcccttctcctcctaatcctcgccgccgctgctgccgatGTCTCCGTGGATTCCCGAGAAGAGCGATCTGCTCTTCAGAGAAGAGGGGAAGGTGGTGCTGCGGCGACGCCCGGCGGCCTCCGCTTCAGTGGAGGGAGGCGGGGTGAGTTCAAGATTCTGCAGGTGGCGGACATGCACTACGCTGACGGCAGATCGACGGGCTGCCTCGACGTCTTCCCCAACCAGACCGCCACCTGCTCCGATCTCAACACCACCGCCTTCGTCTACCGCGTCATCCGCGCCGAGCGCCCCGATCTCGTCGTCTTCACGG GTGACAACATATTTGGCTTTGATGCTACTGATGCAGCAAAGTCACTGGACATGGCATTTGCACCAGCAGTCACTCTCGAACTCCCATGGGCAGCGGTTCTGGGTAACCATGACCAGGAATCCACCTTATCGCGTGAGGGTGTGATGCGCCACATCGTCAGAATGCGCCATACTCTGTCAAGGCTCAACCCGGATGGCACTGATATTGATGGCTTTGGTAACTATAATTTGGAGGTATATGGGTCCGAGGGCTCATCTTTGGCCAACAAATCAGTGCTCAATCTCTACTTCCTCGACAGTGGTGATTATTCTATGGTTCCCTCAATCCCTGGGTATGGGTGGATCAAGCCCTCTCAGCAACTTTGGTTTGAGCGAACCTCCTCCCGCTTGCAG AAAGAGTATATGAGCAAGCCAGAGGCACAAAAGAATGCTGCACCTGGCCTTGTGTACTTCCACATCCCATTGCCAGAATACAGCAGTTTTGATGCTTCCAATTTTACTGGGGTAAGGCAGGAGGGGATCAGTTCTGCATCCATAAATTCAGGGTTTTTTGCGACAATGGTTGAAGCCGGTGATGTCAAAGCTGTTTTCACCGGGCATGATCACCTGAATGACTTCTGTGGAAAGCTGACTGGAATTCAACTCTGCTATGCTGGTGGCTTTGGTTACCATGCCTATGGGAAGGCTGGGTGGTCAAGAAGAGCAAGGGTGGTGTCGGCATATCTAGAGAAGACAGTGGATGGTGAGTGGCAAGGAGTGAAATCAATAAAGACATGGAAACGCCTGGATGATCAGAACCTTTCCACCATCGATTCTCAAGTCCTTTGGAGCAAGGGAAATAATG GGAGGCGCAGGAAGAGAAGTACTAAAAATTGA
- the LOC135636979 gene encoding BOI-related E3 ubiquitin-protein ligase 1-like → MAIQAQYPSGVILVNGGEETTGIDLSQGLQGFLDSSTLVFTETGGAVNPRKRAREETRVTAVSMANGPTTAQNTDISNLLFLQSNSLSPTYISLAQFPSKSTTPFVSTGLQLAFGAQQKQCTMNHVRPSPPALFEELAPHLTRCQDEIDGFLSEQGELLQSTLAGKWRSHCRTLVSAAAAAARRRIRAKEAEVEQALRHRAELEERLARLKAESLAWRGKAAAAQSHAVALHAQLQQAEEAAAVAREREGESGGTAAANDAGSATCVDMAPGSCRACRRRNTAAVVVLPCRHLCLCVDCAAAGAAASCPACGRVSTRIVHVAFS, encoded by the exons ATGGCGATTCAAGCGCAGTACCCATCCGGTGTCATACTTGTCAACGG AGGCGAGGAGACGACGGGCATCGATTTGTCCCAGGGCCTGCAGGGATTCTTAGACTCCTCGACCCTTGTGTTCACCGAGACAG GAGGGGCTGTGAATCCAAGGAAGCGAGCGAGAGAGGAGACGCGAGTAACAGCGGTTTCCATGGCCAACGGGCCAACTACAGCGCAGAATACTGATATCAGTAATCTCTTGTTCTTGCAATCAAATAGTCTTTCGCCGACGTATATTAGCCTCGCTCAGTTTCCATCGAAATCCACTACTCCTTTCGTCTCCACCGGCCTCCAACTCGCCTTCGGAGCCCAGCAGAAGCAGTGCACCATGAATCATGTTCGTCCCTCTCCCCCCGCCCTCTTCGAGGAACTCGCTCCGCACCTCACCCGGTGCCAGGATGAAATCGATGGTTTCCTCAGCGAGCAG GGAGAACTCCTCCAGAGCACATTGGCCGGGAAATGGCGATCACATTGTCGGACTCTTGTGAGTGCCGCGGCGGCTGCGGCGCGGCGGAGGATAAGGGCCAAGGAAGCGGAGGTGGAGCAGGCCTTGCGGCACCGCGCCGAGCTGGAGGAACGACTGGCCCGCCTGAAAGCCGAGTCCCTGGCGTGGCGGGGCAAGGCCGCAGCCGCCCAATCCCATGCCGTTGCCCTCCATGCACAGCTTCAGCAGGCAGAGGAGGCGGCCGCGGTCGCCCGAGAGAGGGAGGGCGAGAGCGGTGGCACTGCGGCGGCTAACGACGCCGGCTCCGCCACGTGCGTCGACATGGCTCCAGGATCCTGCCGCGCTTGCCGGCGGCGGAACACGGCCGCGGTGGTGGTGCTCCCATGCCGCCACCTCTGCCTCTGTGTCGACTGCGCGGCGGCCGGCGCCGCGGCTTCTTGCCCCGCCTGCGGGCGCGTCAGCACCAGAATCGTCCACGTGGCCTTCTCTTAA
- the LOC135583259 gene encoding probable serine/threonine-protein kinase PBL19 codes for MACFGSFRKKPKGAPERNSSPAVTSATTTASSSSSTSRSDGSAARKHSSISAGSTTSQKSITDLYEERAHKLHLFTFDELRNATNDFSRMNKIGEGGFGSVYKGYIRHPNGRGGRTLVAIKKLNQKGLQGHKQWLAEVQFLGVFEHPSLVKLVGYCAKDGERGIERLLVYEYMPNKSLEDHLFNRAYPALPWNLRLQIALGVAEGLAYLHEEQVIYRDFKASNVLLDKEFNPKLSDFGLAREGPTAGRSHVTTAVVGTYGYAAPDYVETGHLTVKSDVWSFGVVLYEILTGRRSLERNRPPNEQKLLDWVRQNPVETWRFSLIMDPRLRSEFSLGAAREIAKLANSCLAKNPKERPSMSEVVECLRRAATDSNRRRTDAVSSTR; via the exons ATGGCATGCTTTGGCTCCTTCAGGAAGAAGCCGAAGGGTGCACCGGAGAGGAACAGCTCCCCGGCCGTGACCTCCGCGACCACTACTGCCTcgagcagcagcagcaccagcCGGTCCGATGGTTCCGCTGCCAGAAAGCATTCAAGCATATCTGCCGGCTCTACCACGTCGCAAAAGAGCATTACGGATTTGTACGAGGAGAGGGCTCACAAACTGCATCTTTTCACGTTCGATGAACTGAGGAACGCTACCAATGACTTCAGCAGAATGAATAAGATTGGGGAAGGTGGGTTTGGAAGTGTCTACAAGGGATACATCCGACATCCAAACGGAAGAGGTGGCCGGACGTTGGTGGCGATAAAGAAGCTGAACCAGAAAGGCTTGCAG GGGCATAAGCAATGGTTGGCAGAAGTCCAATTTCTTGGGGTTTTTGAACACCCAAGTCTTGTGAAACTTGTCGGGTACTGTGCCAAAGATGGTGAAAGAGGGATTGAGAGGCTGTTGGTGTATGAGTACATGCCTAACAAGAGCTTGGAAGACCATCTGTTCAACAGGGCTTACCCTGCTCTTCCCTGGAATTTGAGGCTGCAGATAGCTTTGGGCGTGGCAGAAGGGTTAGCATATCTGCATGAAGAACAG GTGATATATCGGGATTTCAAAGCATCAAATGTGTTGTTAGATAAGGAGTTCAACCCAAAACTCTCCGACTTCGGCTTAGCACGAGAAGGACCGACTGCGGGACGATCTCATGTGACTACAGCG GTGGTGGGCACTTACGGATATGCAGCTCCAGACTACGTCGAGACGGGGCATCTCACAGTCAAGAGCGACGTTTGGAGCTTCGGGGTGGTTCTCTACGAGATCCTTACGGGCAGGCGTTCGCTGGAGAGGAATCGGCCACCAAACGAGCAGAAGCTGTTGGACTGGGTAAGGCAAAACCCCGTGGAGACCTGGAGGTTCAGCTTGATCATGGACCCGAGACTGCGAAGCGAGTTCTCGCTCGGAGCTGCACGCGAGATAGCCAAGCTGGCCAACAGTTGCCTCGCCAAGAATCCTAAGGAGCGTCCGTCGATGAGCGAAGTGGTAGAGTGCTTGAGAAGAGCCGCAACTGATTCAAACAGGAGGAGAACCGATGCAGTATCCTCGACGAGGTAA